In Natronococcus occultus SP4, the following proteins share a genomic window:
- a CDS encoding DUF6360 family protein: protein MADRLMKVNAYTTLDLVDAVAKGHEFETESLAVVNATADREEPDCVRLQFELDNMTEEHLPAHMEELQLTPDQARTIADDLEKHAERVEDATDE from the coding sequence ATGGCAGACCGTCTGATGAAAGTCAACGCGTACACGACGCTCGATCTCGTCGACGCCGTCGCGAAAGGCCACGAGTTCGAGACCGAATCGCTCGCCGTCGTGAACGCGACAGCGGACCGAGAGGAGCCCGACTGCGTCCGGTTGCAGTTCGAACTCGACAACATGACCGAAGAGCACCTCCCCGCCCACATGGAGGAGCTCCAGCTAACGCCCGATCAGGCTCGAACGATCGCGGACGACCTCGAGAAACACGCAGAGCGGGTCGAGGACGCGACCGACGAGTAG